A genome region from Triticum aestivum cultivar Chinese Spring chromosome 2B, IWGSC CS RefSeq v2.1, whole genome shotgun sequence includes the following:
- the LOC123043699 gene encoding uncharacterized protein — MKNAHGENWEEEHPDLDGQIIYEAAGRMPHGRLGIANELFSKAEKAKFKSKRAMASQPVQSAKEERLERENKYLKQEINRLRGIELVVQSLAEKGGVDFDGIMQSATDDLSPSYSEGGFQRGRGDVPQHQTEKGMGSRTGGSTSHGNDDEDDDYGNGGYGNYGEGDLYGDEHYDHYGDGEYDDYGDEDDYVYGYGGGDGDDDDWL, encoded by the exons ATGAAAAATGCCCATGGAGAAAATTGGGAAGAGGAGCACCCGGATTTAGATGGACAAATCATCTACGAAGCAGCAGGCAGAATGCCACATGGCAGGCTGGGAATTGCTAATGAGTTGTTTAGCAAAGCAGAGAAGGCGAAGTTTAAGTCTAAAAGGGCGATGGCCTCACAGCCGGTGCAATCTGCTAAGGAGGAGCGTCTAGAAAGAGAAAACAAATATTTGAAGCAGGAGATCAATCGTCTTCGAGGCATTGAGCTTGTTGTTCAG TCTTTGGCTGAGAAAGGGGGAGTCGACTTTGATGGCATAATGCAATCAGCAACAGATGACTTG TCTCCATCATATTCTGAAGGCGGATTTCAAAGGGGACGAGGTGATGTGCCTCAACACCAAACCGAAAAG GGAATGGGAAGCAGGACTGGAGGCAGTACGAGTCATGGaaatgatgatgaggacgacgactATGGCAATGGGGGATATGGTAACTATGGCGAGGGTGATCTGTATGGTGATGAGCACTATGATCACTATGGTGATGGGGAATATGATGACTATGGAGATGAGGATGACTATGTCTATGGCTATGGCGGTGgcgatggcgatgatgatgattgGCTATAA
- the LOC123043701 gene encoding peroxidase 2: MAMAMASSLSGLLLLCLAASSSAQLSPRFYAMSCSRALAIIRRGVAAAVRSERRMGASLLRLHFHDCFVQGCDASVLLSDTATFTGEQGAAPNAGSIRCMNVIHNIKAQVEAVCRQTVSCADILAVAARDSVVALGGPSWTVPLGRRDSTTASLSLANSDLPPPSFDVANLTSNFAAKGLSVTDMVALSGAHTIGQAQCQNFRDRLYNETNIGTAFATSLKANCPRPTGSGDSSLAPLDTTTPNSFDNAYYRNLMSQKGLLHYDQVLINDGGTAGLVRTYSSGSARFNRDFMGAMVRMGSISPLTGMQGQVRLSCSRVN, encoded by the exons ATGGCAATGGCAATGGCCTCTTCTCTGTCGGGTTTGTTGCTCCTGTGCCTGGCAGCATCGTCCTCGGCGCAGCTTTCACCTAGGTTCTACGCGATGTCGTGCTCCAGGGCGCTGGCcatcatcaggaggggtgtggcggcCGCCGTGAGGAGTGAGCGACGCATGGGAGCGTCGCTGCTCCGGCTGCATTTTCACGACTGCTTTGTTCAA GGCTGTGACGCGTCCGTACTGCTGAGCGACACAGCCACCTTCACGGGCGAGCAGGGGGCAGCTCCCAACGCCGGCTCCATTcgat GCATGAACGTCATCCACAACATCAAGGCACAGGTCGAGGCCGTGTGCAGGCAGACTgtctcctgcgccgacatcctCGCCGTGGCCGCCCGCGACTCCGTCGTCGCC TTGGGAGGGCCTTCGTGGACCGTTCCTCTCGGGAGGCGGGACTCGACGACGGCGAGCTTGTCTCTGGCCAACAGCGACCTTCCGCCGCCATCCTTCGACGTGGCCAATCTCACATCCAACTTTGCTGCCAAGGGGCTTAGCGTGACTGACATGGTCGCCCTCTCTGGCGCCCACACCATCGGGCAGGCGCAGTGCCAGAACTTCCGAGATAGGCTCTACAACGAGACCAACATCGGTACGGCCTTCGCAACATCTCTCAAGGCCAACTGCCCCCGGCCGACCGGGTCTGGCGATAGCAGCCTGGCGCCGTTAGACACGACGACGCCCAACTCGTTCGACAATGCATACTACCGTAACTTGATGTCACAGAAGGGGCTCCTGCACTATGACCAGGTTCTGATCAACGACGGAGGCACCGCGGGCCTAGTCCGGACATACTCGTCGGGGTCGGCGCGGTTCAACAGGGACTTCATGGGAGCCATGGTGAGGATGGGGAGCATCAGTCCGCTCACCGGGATGCAGGGGCAGGTCAGGCTCAGCTGCTCCCGGGTGAACTAA
- the LOC123043696 gene encoding uncharacterized protein — protein sequence MADQSARSDHSGAPRNVDVDRSWMYKERRGKLISDAWQHGVDNFLDHAFSLPDAAADGKSRCPCSKCFCGHKCTRDVMTTHLCSNGFMLGYERWTSHGESDAPENVEHDNVGDGDRMNDMLVDAIVAEGVSKGDEPTKAAKKFYEMLMEADKPLHEKTTQSRLSIVGRLMTIKTQHNLSEACYNEMMTLIHDIVGDDAAKDLPANFHRSKKLVHSLAMPYVKIHACPNNCMIYYKENENKEKCTICKEPRYEETTAGNKSTKIPRKVLRYLPITPRLQRLYMSQSTAKHMDYHARPHNSDEVMVHPSHGEAWKEFNKEFKKFAEEVRNIRLCLATNGFTPFGITAASYSCWPVFVVPYNLPPEMCMKQSNLILALVIPGPDHPGKNLNVFMQPLVDELDDLWRNGVETMIVIESKISP from the exons ATGGCCGATCAATCGGCACGCAGCGATCACAGTGGGGCGCCACG CAATGTAGATGTCGACCGTAGTTGGATGTACAAAGAGAGACGAGGGAAGTTGATCAGTGATGCTTGGCAACATGGAGTAGATAATTTTCTAGATCATGCATTCTCATTGCCCGATGCTGCTGCAGACGGGAAATCCCGTTGTCCTTGCAGCAAGTGCTTTTGCGGTCATAAGTGCACAAGGGATGTCATGACCACACACTTGTGCAGCAATGGGTTCATGTTAGGATATGAGAGATGGACTAGCCACGGGGAGTCTGATGCACCTGAAAATGTAGAGCATGATAACGTGGGGGATGGAGATAGAATGAATGACATGCTAGTTGATGCAATTGTTGCTGAAGGAGTTTCTAAAGGTGATGAGCCAACAAAAGCTGCTAAAAAATTCTATGAAATGTTGATGGAAGCCGACAAACCTTTGCATGAGAAGACCACACAATCACGTCTATCCATTGTAGGAAGGCTAATGACTATTAAAACACAACATAATCTGTCAGAAGCTTGTTACAATGAAATGATGACTCTTATACATGACATTGTTGGGGATGATGCTGCAAAAGATCTCCCAGCAAACTTCCATAGGTCCAAGAAGCTTGTGCATAGTCTAGCAATGCCTTACGTCAAAATTCATGCATGCCCCAATAATTGTATGATTTATTATAAGGAGAATGAAAATAAAGAAAAATGCACTATCTGCAAAGAACCTAGATATGAGGAAACAACCGCAGGAAATAAATCTACGAAGATACCAAGAAAAGTTCTGCGCTATCTCCCAATTACTCCTAGGCTACAACGGTTGTACATGTCACAAAGCACTGCCAAGCACATGGACTATCACGCAAGGCCTCATAACAGTGATGAAGTAATGGTTCACCCTTCTCATGGTGAAGCTTGGAAGGAATTTAATAAGGAATTTAAAAAATTTGCTGAGGAAGTAAGGAATATAAGGCTATGTCTAGCAACTAACGGATTCACACCTTTTGGTATTACAGCAGCCTCCTACTCATGTTGGCCAGTATTTGTTGTGCCTTATAATCTTCCACCAGAAATGTGCATGAAGCAGAGTAACCTGATCCTTGCACTAGTTATTCCCGGTCCAGATCATCCAGGAAAGAACCTAAATGTTTTTATGCAGCCTCTAGTTGACGAACTTGATGATTTGTGGAGAAATGGTGTAGAAACTATGATAGTTATCGAAAGCAAAATTTCACCTTAA
- the LOC123043698 gene encoding peroxidase 2: MASTSSLSTVLLLCLAVAASAQLSPTFYQTTCPNALATIKAAVTAAVNKENRMGASLLRLHFHDCFVQGCDASVLLSGMEQNAFPNVMSLRGFEVIDSIKAKLETMCKQTVSCADILTVAARDSVVALGGPSWTVPLGRRDSTNANEAAANSDLPPPFFDLVNLTQSFGDKGFTVTDMVALSGAHTIGQAQCQNFRDRLYNETNINSGFATSLKANCPQPTGSGDRNLANLDVSTPYSFDNAYYSNLKSQKGLLHSDQVLFTGTGGGTDNTVNNFASNPAAFSSAFASAMVKMGNLSPLTGSQGQVRLSCSKVN, translated from the exons ATGGCCTCTACTTCGTCTCTATCAACCGTGTTGCTCTTGTGCCTGGCCGTGGCGGCATCGGCGCAGCTGTCGCCGACGTTCTACCAAACGACGTGCCCGAATGCTCTGGCCACCATCAAGGCCGCCGTGACGGCTGCCGTGAATAAGGAGAACCGCATGGGTGCGTCGCTGCTCCGGCTgcacttccacgactgcttcgtccaA GGTTGCGACGCGTCTGTTCTGCTGTCTGGCATGGAACAAAACGCTTTCCCGAACGTGATGTCGCTGCGAGGCTTCGAAGTCATCGACAGCATCAAGGCGAAGCTCGAGACTATGTGCAAGCAGACCGTCTCGTGCGCCGACATCCTCACCGTCGCTGCCCGCGACTCTGTCGTCGCC TTAGGAGGGCCTTCGTGGACGGTTCCTCTTGGAAGGAGGGACTCCACCAATGCAAACGAAGCGGCGGCAAACTCCGACCTACCTCCCCCATTCTTCGACCTCGTTAACCTCACCCAATCCTTCGGCGACAAGGGCTTCACCGTGACCGACATGGTCGCCCTCTCGGGCGCCCACACCATCGGGCAGGCGCAGTGCCAGAACTTCAGGGACAGACTCTACAACGAGACCAACATCAACTCCGGCTTCGCGACGTCGCTCAAGGCCAACTGCCCCCAGCCGACCGGCTCCGGCGACCGCAACCTGGCCAATCTGGACGTGTCGACCCCGTACTCCTTCGACAACGCCTACTACAGCAACCTCAAGTCCCAGAAGGGTCTCCTGCACTCCGACCAGGTGCTCTtcaccggcacgggcggcggcACTGACAACACGGTCAACAACTTCGCAAGCAACCCAGCGGCGTTCAGCAGCGCCTTCGCCTCAGCCATGGTGAAGATGGGGAACCTCAGCCCATTGACTGGCTCTCAGGGGCAGGTCAGGCTCAGCTGCTCAAAGGTGAATTAA